One part of the Pandoraea faecigallinarum genome encodes these proteins:
- a CDS encoding carbohydrate ABC transporter permease, translated as MTTSASPSSVSEGTTSSASSSASSPSSSSSSSSSSSSSAPVTTPASAAKARASLPAFHATGHAGRLDVAGAWLLGLLWLLPLLYAVWSAAHPSAYATRFALGAPLTLENFVHAWQAAPFGRYLVNTFVLVTVILAAQLVLATLAAYAFARFTFRGSEVAFMTVLLQLMVMPDVLIVENYRTIAWMGLRDTILGIALPYFASAFGIFLLRQAFKTVPRELDDAARVEGASAWQVLWRVYVPLARPIYVAYALVSISHHWNNFLWPLIVTNSVETRPLTVGLQVFAATDQGIDWSLITAATLMTAAPLFIAFLLFQRQFVQSFMRAGIR; from the coding sequence ATGACGACTTCCGCCAGCCCGAGTTCGGTTTCCGAGGGTACGACCTCGTCCGCTTCGTCTTCTGCGTCATCTCCGTCTTCTTCGTCTTCTTCGTCTTCTTCGTCTTCTTCGTCCGCGCCTGTTACCACGCCGGCGAGCGCGGCAAAGGCGCGCGCGTCGCTTCCGGCCTTCCATGCGACAGGGCACGCGGGGCGGCTCGACGTCGCCGGGGCATGGCTGCTCGGCCTGCTGTGGCTGCTGCCGCTGCTTTACGCCGTGTGGAGCGCGGCCCATCCGTCGGCATACGCCACGCGCTTCGCGCTGGGCGCGCCGCTCACGCTGGAGAACTTCGTGCACGCATGGCAGGCTGCGCCGTTCGGCCGCTATCTCGTCAATACGTTCGTGCTGGTGACGGTGATTCTCGCGGCGCAACTCGTGCTCGCAACGCTTGCGGCTTACGCGTTCGCGCGCTTCACCTTCCGGGGCAGCGAAGTGGCGTTCATGACCGTGCTGCTGCAACTGATGGTCATGCCCGACGTGCTGATCGTCGAGAATTACCGCACCATCGCATGGATGGGATTGCGCGACACCATTCTCGGCATCGCGCTGCCGTACTTCGCATCCGCGTTCGGCATCTTCCTGTTGCGTCAGGCGTTCAAGACGGTGCCGCGCGAACTGGACGACGCCGCGCGCGTGGAAGGGGCGAGTGCGTGGCAGGTGCTGTGGCGGGTGTACGTGCCGCTGGCACGGCCGATTTATGTCGCCTACGCGCTCGTGTCCATCAGTCACCACTGGAACAACTTCCTGTGGCCGCTGATCGTGACGAATTCGGTCGAAACGCGTCCGCTCACCGTCGGCCTGCAAGTCTTTGCCGCGACGGATCAGGGCATCGACTGGTCGTTGATTACGGCGGCCACGCTGATGACGGCCGCACCGCTGTTCATCGCATTTCTGCTGTTCCAGCGTCAGTTCGTGCAGTCGTTCATGCGTGCGGGCATTCGCTGA
- a CDS encoding universal stress protein has protein sequence MYERILVSIDGSTPSNRAIDEAVKLVALSHGKIRLVSVVPSLANAYAAGAYSGFVPLESQESYEKETDEILATAQADLKKRGVDAETKMITLEAGTDEIADAVLREAQEWNADVIVLGTHGRRGINRLLLGSVAETLLRITTVPVLLVKAAGK, from the coding sequence ATGTATGAACGCATTCTGGTATCGATCGACGGCAGCACACCTTCGAACCGGGCCATCGACGAAGCGGTCAAGCTCGTAGCGCTCAGCCACGGCAAGATCCGTCTGGTGTCGGTCGTCCCCTCCCTTGCCAACGCCTACGCCGCGGGCGCCTACAGTGGCTTCGTGCCGCTGGAGAGCCAGGAGTCGTACGAGAAGGAAACGGACGAAATTCTTGCCACCGCGCAGGCCGATCTGAAAAAGCGCGGCGTCGATGCCGAGACGAAGATGATCACGCTCGAAGCCGGGACCGACGAAATCGCCGATGCGGTGCTGCGCGAAGCGCAGGAGTGGAATGCCGACGTGATCGTGCTCGGCACGCATGGGCGCCGCGGCATCAACCGCCTGCTGCTGGGCAGCGTGGCCGAAACGCTGCTGCGCATCACCACCGTGCCGGTCCTGTTGGTGAAGGCCGCCGGCAAGTAA
- the rarD gene encoding EamA family transporter RarD — MLSGRGVMLSVSASVMFSIMPALVAQLSPLSGLDVFAWRILLTLPGTLVIVAALRRWHVLGRTLSHVLHRPALLGAVLLCAAMLGIQLWLFVWAPLQQRMLDVSLGYFLLPLTMVLAGRTVYKERLSALQTAAVVCAAVGVAHELWVTRALSWVTALIMFGYPPYFLLRRRLQLDALSAFIMEMLAMAPVAVFLVWSAWAQNAPVLGEPRFWFWLPALGLLSASALASTFAAARVLPIGLYGILGYVEPVLLFAVSIVLLGEPFTARGLWTYVPIWIGVALIVFDSLRTLRRQRLAS; from the coding sequence ATGCTTTCCGGTCGCGGCGTGATGCTTTCCGTATCGGCGTCGGTCATGTTCTCCATCATGCCAGCGCTAGTAGCGCAGCTCTCCCCCCTCTCCGGGCTCGATGTCTTCGCCTGGCGCATTCTGCTCACCTTGCCGGGCACCCTCGTCATCGTGGCGGCCCTGCGCCGCTGGCACGTGCTCGGCCGCACGCTCTCGCATGTTCTGCACCGCCCCGCGCTGCTCGGTGCGGTCCTGCTGTGCGCGGCCATGCTCGGCATACAGCTCTGGCTCTTCGTCTGGGCGCCGCTGCAACAACGCATGCTCGACGTCTCGCTCGGTTACTTCCTCCTGCCGCTCACCATGGTGCTGGCCGGCCGCACCGTCTACAAGGAGCGCCTGAGCGCCCTGCAAACCGCCGCCGTCGTCTGCGCCGCCGTGGGCGTGGCGCATGAACTCTGGGTCACGCGTGCACTGTCGTGGGTCACCGCGCTCATCATGTTCGGCTACCCGCCCTACTTCCTGCTGCGCCGCCGATTGCAGCTCGACGCACTGAGCGCCTTCATCATGGAGATGCTGGCGATGGCGCCGGTCGCCGTTTTTCTGGTCTGGTCGGCGTGGGCGCAGAACGCACCGGTGCTCGGCGAGCCGCGATTCTGGTTCTGGCTGCCGGCGTTGGGGCTGCTCAGCGCAAGTGCGCTGGCCAGTACGTTCGCGGCGGCGCGCGTGCTGCCCATCGGGCTGTACGGCATCCTCGGCTACGTGGAACCCGTGCTGCTGTTCGCCGTCTCCATCGTTTTGCTCGGCGAGCCGTTCACCGCCCGCGGACTGTGGACCTATGTCCCGATCTGGATCGGGGTCGCGCTCATCGTGTTCGACAGCTTGCGCACATTGCGCCGTCAGCGGCTGGCGTCATAA
- the hisN gene encoding histidinol-phosphatase — protein sequence MSSSPAATVTALADYAAFAASLADAVRPLSLGWFRRRLAVDDKADESPVTIADREVETALREKIAARYPSHGIWGEEFGKQGLDAQFVWSVDPIDGTRSFITGHPLWGTLLALLRDGQPVVGLIDIPATGERWLGIHDPANGVREARFGGQVCATSPVTSLAQATVYATSPDIFDAVEYARFERLTKAVSRRRFGGDCYAYGLLASGHIELVMEAGLQTYDYLAVAPVVEAAGGVITDWEGKPLTLTSQGQVLAAANAELHAAALACIRGA from the coding sequence ATGTCGTCTTCCCCCGCCGCTACCGTCACCGCGCTTGCCGACTATGCCGCTTTCGCGGCTTCGCTGGCCGACGCCGTCAGGCCGCTGTCGCTGGGCTGGTTCCGCCGGCGTCTGGCCGTCGACGACAAGGCCGACGAAAGCCCCGTGACGATTGCCGACCGCGAAGTCGAGACGGCGCTGCGCGAGAAAATCGCCGCGCGCTACCCGTCGCATGGGATTTGGGGCGAGGAGTTCGGCAAGCAAGGTTTGGATGCGCAATTCGTCTGGTCGGTCGATCCCATCGACGGCACGCGCAGTTTCATCACGGGACATCCGCTGTGGGGCACGCTGCTCGCCCTGTTGCGAGACGGCCAGCCGGTCGTCGGGCTGATCGACATTCCGGCCACGGGCGAGCGCTGGCTTGGCATTCACGATCCCGCCAATGGCGTGCGCGAAGCCCGCTTCGGTGGACAAGTGTGTGCGACCAGCCCGGTGACGTCGCTCGCGCAGGCGACGGTCTATGCGACGTCGCCCGATATTTTCGACGCGGTGGAATACGCCCGGTTCGAACGTCTGACGAAGGCGGTGAGCCGGCGTCGATTCGGTGGCGACTGCTACGCCTACGGGCTGCTGGCGAGCGGGCACATCGAACTGGTGATGGAAGCCGGTTTGCAGACGTACGACTATCTGGCCGTTGCGCCGGTGGTCGAGGCGGCCGGCGGCGTGATTACCGACTGGGAGGGCAAACCGCTGACGCTGACGTCGCAAGGGCAGGTGCTTGCCGCCGCCAACGCCGAACTGCACGCGGCAGCGCTGGCCTGCATCCGCGGCGCTTGA
- a CDS encoding MATE family efflux transporter codes for MNPAPAVAGHRQLLRLAVPIVLANLTQPLLSAVDTAVAGHLPGPAYLGGVALGGLLLNLIFWGFSFLRMGTTGLAAQAYGARDAERLRDTLARALALAFAIGTVLLVLRVPLVSLGVSWLGGSDQVQALGREYASIRILAAPFALGNYVVLGYLLACQRVRQGLAVQVFINVVNIVAVLAFVSGFGWGVSGIARATALADALGFGLGAWLLWLARTPGLPPLRFATLVERSALWRLLRLNLDIFLRTLFLQLAFAWFARVGARLGDTTLAANALLLNFQTFMAYGLDGFAHAAEALVGAYVGARQRQALLHAIRLSLGWALGCALAFALVYALAGGAIIDALTDQPVLRETAREFLPWAVLSPIVAVWCFQLDGVFIGATRTRELLTSSLIGLLVFGAVMPLTLDAWGNHGLWVALMAFLATRGIVLGVLLPRIWRGLPRQAA; via the coding sequence ATGAACCCTGCCCCCGCGGTCGCCGGTCACCGGCAATTGCTCCGTCTGGCCGTGCCTATCGTGCTCGCCAATCTCACCCAGCCGCTGCTCTCGGCCGTCGATACCGCCGTGGCCGGTCATCTGCCGGGCCCTGCCTATTTGGGCGGCGTGGCGCTCGGCGGGCTATTGCTCAATCTGATTTTCTGGGGTTTTTCCTTTCTGCGCATGGGCACGACCGGGCTGGCCGCGCAGGCCTATGGCGCACGCGATGCCGAACGGTTGCGCGACACGCTCGCGCGCGCACTGGCGCTGGCGTTCGCCATTGGCACGGTGCTGCTCGTGTTGCGCGTGCCGCTGGTGTCGCTCGGCGTCTCGTGGCTCGGCGGCAGCGACCAGGTGCAGGCGCTTGGGCGCGAATACGCCAGCATCCGCATACTCGCCGCCCCTTTCGCTTTGGGAAACTACGTGGTGCTCGGCTACTTGCTGGCGTGCCAGCGTGTGCGGCAGGGGCTGGCGGTTCAGGTGTTCATCAATGTCGTGAACATCGTCGCGGTGCTCGCGTTCGTGAGCGGCTTCGGCTGGGGCGTGTCCGGGATCGCCAGGGCGACGGCGCTGGCCGACGCGCTCGGCTTTGGCCTCGGTGCCTGGCTGCTGTGGCTTGCCCGCACCCCCGGCCTGCCGCCGCTGCGATTCGCAACGCTGGTCGAGCGCAGCGCGCTGTGGCGTTTGCTGCGGCTCAATCTCGACATCTTCCTGCGCACGCTGTTTTTGCAACTCGCCTTCGCGTGGTTCGCGCGCGTGGGAGCGCGGCTCGGCGACACCACGCTCGCCGCCAATGCGCTGCTGCTGAATTTTCAGACGTTCATGGCCTACGGGCTCGACGGCTTCGCGCACGCAGCCGAAGCGCTCGTCGGCGCATACGTCGGGGCACGTCAGCGGCAGGCGCTGCTGCATGCGATTCGTTTGTCGCTGGGTTGGGCGCTGGGCTGTGCCCTGGCATTTGCGCTGGTCTATGCTCTTGCGGGTGGCGCGATCATCGACGCACTGACCGATCAGCCAGTGCTGCGCGAGACCGCCCGGGAGTTCCTGCCGTGGGCCGTGCTCTCGCCCATCGTGGCGGTGTGGTGTTTTCAGCTCGACGGTGTGTTCATCGGCGCGACGCGCACGCGTGAATTGCTCACGTCGTCGCTCATCGGCCTGCTGGTGTTCGGCGCCGTGATGCCGCTCACGCTCGATGCGTGGGGCAATCACGGGCTGTGGGTCGCGCTCATGGCGTTTCTGGCGACGCGCGGCATCGTGCTCGGCGTGCTGCTGCCGCGCATCTGGCGAGGCCTGCCCCGCCAGGCCGCGTGA
- a CDS encoding YXWGXW repeat-containing protein: protein MLSPSLSRVSSLATFLFAHRRHALAAILCLASLPALADVTLQRGPPPPRFEDPHTAPKGEFWVPGYWQWKDGRYDWVDGHFEAKRPGMRYTPPHWEETGAHEWTLRDGKWDATGWGPGTVHEIRAPKSSPATR, encoded by the coding sequence ATGCTGTCCCCGTCGCTTTCAAGGGTCTCGTCGCTGGCGACCTTCCTTTTCGCGCATCGCCGCCATGCGCTCGCCGCCATCCTGTGTCTTGCCAGCCTGCCCGCGTTGGCCGACGTGACGCTGCAACGCGGCCCGCCGCCGCCGCGCTTCGAAGACCCGCACACGGCTCCGAAGGGGGAGTTCTGGGTGCCGGGCTACTGGCAGTGGAAAGACGGCCGTTACGATTGGGTCGACGGTCATTTTGAGGCGAAGCGCCCCGGCATGCGATACACGCCACCGCACTGGGAAGAGACCGGCGCGCACGAATGGACCCTGCGCGACGGCAAATGGGATGCGACGGGCTGGGGCCCGGGCACCGTTCACGAAATACGCGCACCGAAGTCTTCCCCGGCGACCCGATAA
- the aspT gene encoding aspartate-alanine antiporter gives MQCSVPLFDAVPLITVFVCVVLGQLLGRIRFGPIQLGGVCGALLVALLVGQTGCMVEGSLKDFAFALFIFAMGFSAGPQFVENLNLRGLRFGVLSIIEVVFVFGIVMLAVNVLGLDPGTAGGLAAGAATESAMVGTAIEALSRLGLDPAAFKAWQANVVTAYTLTYVFGLITIVLFTNLLAPRLLGIDLRADSARLAKEMEDDNGEEIGAPAAPDLVGRSYRVAHPGLTVAALEAALDARVAVERVRRASTAVAVAQTLALEPNDELLLVGRRDAMLDAHALVGPEVAGTETGDIVLVERDYILTNKEAEGRTVADLRREAPVELRHGVFVKSVRRMGMQLPTLNKIALQRGDVLTLQGLQDDVERAGAVMGKPVPYGNKTSLVFVGLALIVGLCIGHLSVHIGGAPMTLGSGGGALVSGLASGWLLSRRPAWGTFPPAAYELLKDLGLAVFVVCVGLSAGPQAAVLLREHGMALPVVGICVSLVPALVSLWVGHKLLRIDGPILIGAIAGQQASTPAISAVVQTANSALPVVGYTVTYALSNVLLPLMGPAVVFVAHQFSR, from the coding sequence ATGCAGTGTTCAGTTCCGCTGTTCGATGCAGTGCCGTTGATCACGGTGTTCGTATGTGTCGTGCTGGGCCAGTTGCTCGGTCGCATCAGATTCGGCCCGATTCAACTGGGCGGCGTGTGCGGTGCGCTGCTTGTCGCGTTGCTCGTCGGGCAGACGGGATGCATGGTCGAAGGCTCGCTCAAGGATTTCGCGTTTGCGTTGTTCATCTTCGCGATGGGCTTTTCTGCCGGACCGCAGTTCGTTGAAAACCTGAACCTGCGCGGTCTGCGCTTCGGTGTGCTGTCCATCATCGAAGTGGTCTTCGTATTCGGCATCGTCATGCTGGCCGTGAACGTTCTCGGACTCGATCCGGGTACGGCAGGCGGTCTGGCGGCGGGCGCGGCGACCGAGTCCGCCATGGTCGGCACGGCCATCGAGGCGCTGAGTCGACTGGGGCTCGATCCGGCGGCGTTCAAGGCGTGGCAGGCGAACGTCGTGACGGCATACACGCTGACCTACGTCTTCGGTCTGATCACCATCGTCTTGTTCACCAATCTGCTCGCCCCGCGCCTTCTCGGTATCGATCTCAGGGCGGACAGCGCGCGTCTTGCGAAGGAAATGGAAGACGACAACGGCGAGGAGATCGGGGCGCCGGCCGCGCCGGATCTGGTCGGACGCAGCTATCGTGTTGCTCACCCCGGACTCACCGTTGCGGCGCTTGAGGCGGCGCTCGACGCCCGTGTGGCTGTCGAGCGCGTGCGGCGCGCGTCGACGGCGGTGGCAGTCGCCCAGACCCTCGCGCTCGAGCCGAACGACGAATTGCTGCTCGTGGGCCGGCGCGACGCCATGCTGGACGCTCACGCGCTCGTCGGCCCGGAAGTCGCGGGCACCGAAACGGGCGACATCGTGCTCGTCGAGCGCGATTACATTCTGACGAACAAGGAAGCCGAAGGCCGCACCGTCGCCGACCTGCGCCGCGAGGCGCCGGTCGAGCTGCGCCATGGCGTGTTCGTCAAATCGGTCAGGCGCATGGGCATGCAGTTGCCAACGCTGAACAAGATCGCACTGCAACGGGGCGATGTCCTGACCCTGCAAGGTCTGCAAGACGACGTCGAACGTGCAGGTGCCGTCATGGGCAAGCCGGTGCCGTACGGCAATAAGACGAGCCTCGTTTTCGTCGGTCTCGCGCTGATCGTGGGGCTGTGCATCGGCCATCTGTCCGTACACATCGGCGGCGCGCCGATGACACTGGGCTCGGGCGGCGGTGCGCTGGTCTCGGGGCTGGCCAGCGGCTGGCTGCTCTCGCGCCGCCCGGCCTGGGGCACCTTTCCGCCAGCGGCCTACGAATTGCTCAAGGACCTCGGACTCGCTGTCTTCGTCGTATGTGTCGGGCTCTCGGCTGGCCCGCAGGCGGCCGTGCTGCTGCGCGAACACGGCATGGCGCTGCCGGTCGTGGGGATTTGCGTCTCGCTCGTCCCGGCGCTGGTGTCGCTGTGGGTGGGTCACAAATTGCTGCGTATCGACGGCCCGATTCTCATTGGCGCCATCGCCGGTCAACAGGCGAGTACGCCTGCGATCAGCGCAGTGGTGCAAACGGCGAACAGCGCATTGCCGGTCGTGGGGTACACGGTGACGTACGCCCTGTCGAACGTGCTGCTGCCGCTGATGGGCCCCGCGGTCGTTTTCGTCGCCCATCAGTTTTCGCGTTGA
- the aspT gene encoding aspartate-alanine antiporter — translation MELVHTILNHVPEVAIFLSLAIGYAIGAIKFGSFQLGGVGGSLLVAVVVSQIGISVDAGVKSIMFALFIYAVGYESGPQFFSSLSRKTLREIGMALFLAASGLVTVLICAKIFGFDKGLAAGVAGGGLTQSAIIGTAGDAISRLGLPADEVKRLQSEVAIGYAVTYIFGSLGAIIVCASLVPKLMGRTLKDDAKKAELEMAGGRAVLSADQVDSLPALVGRVYRVTTGAGKRVVDVEKQLTDGVTIERLRRNGKIIIATDDLVLEAGDDVMLIGRREAATDAWRLLGDEQRPSADLDIALRMQEVVFARKGGNGKTLGELKAGVTRDVKHGVYIARITRMGQPVPVLDDTVVYHGDVVTLYGADSDVQRAAKEAGYPVAYSVKTDYVYMGIGIVVGLLIGYVVVKVGGIPLTLGSGGGALLAGLVFGWLRGKHPTFGAMPLAASSLLKELGLATFVTCVGLSAGAQAWQTLQQSGISIFVAGVIVTIVPLLLTYLFGRYVLRYDNVAILAGALSGSRSANPAFGEILDKAESNVPTVPFAITYAIANVLLTLLGPLVVSLT, via the coding sequence GTGGAACTGGTGCATACGATACTCAACCATGTCCCGGAGGTCGCGATTTTTCTGTCGCTTGCCATCGGGTATGCCATCGGGGCGATCAAGTTCGGCTCGTTCCAGCTGGGCGGTGTGGGCGGTTCGCTGTTGGTTGCCGTGGTGGTTTCGCAAATCGGAATCTCGGTCGATGCCGGCGTGAAGAGCATCATGTTCGCGCTGTTCATCTACGCTGTGGGCTACGAAAGCGGTCCGCAATTCTTCAGCTCGCTCTCACGCAAAACGCTGCGTGAAATCGGCATGGCGCTGTTTCTGGCGGCCTCGGGCCTCGTCACGGTGCTGATCTGCGCGAAGATCTTCGGCTTCGACAAGGGGCTGGCGGCGGGGGTGGCGGGTGGCGGTCTCACGCAGTCCGCCATCATCGGTACGGCAGGCGACGCGATTTCGCGTCTGGGCTTGCCGGCCGACGAGGTCAAGCGTCTGCAATCCGAAGTGGCGATCGGTTACGCCGTGACGTACATTTTCGGCAGTCTCGGCGCCATTATCGTGTGCGCCTCGCTGGTGCCCAAGCTCATGGGACGCACGCTCAAGGACGACGCGAAGAAGGCCGAACTCGAGATGGCGGGCGGTCGCGCCGTGCTCAGCGCCGATCAGGTCGATTCGCTGCCGGCGCTCGTGGGCCGCGTGTACCGGGTGACGACCGGGGCGGGCAAACGCGTGGTCGACGTCGAGAAGCAACTGACCGACGGTGTGACCATCGAACGCCTGCGTCGCAACGGCAAGATCATCATCGCCACCGACGATCTGGTGCTGGAGGCGGGTGACGACGTCATGCTCATCGGACGCCGCGAAGCCGCCACCGACGCGTGGCGCCTGCTCGGCGACGAGCAACGCCCCTCTGCCGATCTCGACATCGCCCTGCGCATGCAGGAGGTGGTCTTCGCCCGCAAGGGCGGCAATGGCAAGACGCTCGGCGAGCTGAAGGCGGGCGTGACGCGCGACGTCAAGCACGGCGTGTACATCGCCAGGATCACGCGCATGGGGCAGCCCGTGCCGGTGCTTGACGATACCGTGGTCTATCACGGCGACGTCGTGACGCTGTACGGCGCGGACAGCGACGTGCAACGCGCCGCCAAGGAGGCCGGTTACCCGGTCGCGTACTCGGTGAAGACCGATTACGTCTACATGGGCATCGGCATCGTGGTCGGTCTGCTCATCGGCTATGTCGTGGTCAAGGTCGGGGGGATTCCGCTCACGTTGGGCAGTGGCGGCGGCGCACTGCTCGCGGGCCTGGTCTTCGGCTGGCTGCGGGGCAAGCATCCGACCTTCGGCGCGATGCCGCTCGCCGCGAGTTCGCTGCTCAAGGAACTCGGACTTGCGACGTTCGTGACCTGCGTGGGATTGTCCGCCGGCGCACAGGCATGGCAGACGTTGCAGCAAAGCGGCATCTCGATCTTCGTCGCCGGGGTGATCGTCACCATCGTGCCGCTTTTGCTCACCTACTTGTTCGGACGTTACGTGCTGCGCTACGACAACGTGGCCATTCTGGCCGGCGCCCTGTCGGGCTCGCGCAGCGCCAACCCGGCATTCGGCGAGATTCTCGACAAGGCCGAGAGCAATGTGCCGACCGTGCCGTTCGCCATCACGTACGCGATCGCCAACGTGCTGCTCACGCTGCTGGGCCCGCTGGTGGTCTCGCTCACCTGA
- a CDS encoding bifunctional aspartate transaminase/aspartate 4-decarboxylase, whose amino-acid sequence MKSKELDALAKLSPFEFKDTLIELAQDNGAQRSMLNAGRGNPNFLALEPRHGFFQLGLFALSEAERQFTYMPEGVGGIPPGKGVEARWQDYAREHHQEQGVKFLEKSISYIRDQMGLNVEDFLTEMVHGILGCNYPVPDRMLRNTEKIAAKYLRREMVGRQPFVGDFDLFAVEGGTAAMTYLFNTLKTNHLLQAGDSIALGMPIFTPYIEIPELADYQLHEVNLNADPALGWQYSKKELDKLLDPKIKAFFLVNPSNPPSVKLDDASLEHLGAIVKKRPDLIILTDDVYGTFADDFRSLFAIAPYNTILVYSYSKYFGATGWRLGAIATHEKNVFDDKIAKLPKAQREGLNARYSSITTEPEKLKFIDRLVADSRAVALNHTAGLSTPQQVQMALFSLFCLMDEPDAYKHAVKRIIRRRKAAMYRSAGISEEVGPTAVDYYNILDLEVLGTKIYGKAFVDWFMKTVDPSEVLFRLAKESGVVLLPGRGFGTLHPSGRVSLANLNEPDYIQIGATVRKLMDEYNERFLAGGSKGGKKK is encoded by the coding sequence ATGAAATCGAAGGAACTCGACGCACTCGCCAAACTCAGCCCGTTCGAATTCAAGGACACGCTTATCGAACTCGCTCAGGACAATGGCGCCCAGCGCTCGATGCTTAACGCCGGTCGTGGCAACCCGAACTTCCTCGCGCTCGAACCGCGGCACGGGTTCTTCCAGTTAGGCCTGTTCGCGCTGTCCGAAGCCGAGCGCCAGTTCACATACATGCCGGAGGGCGTGGGTGGCATTCCGCCGGGCAAGGGCGTGGAAGCCCGCTGGCAGGATTACGCGCGCGAACATCATCAGGAGCAGGGCGTCAAGTTCCTGGAGAAGTCGATTTCGTACATTCGCGACCAGATGGGCCTGAACGTCGAAGACTTTCTCACGGAGATGGTGCACGGCATTCTCGGTTGCAACTATCCGGTGCCGGATCGCATGTTGCGCAACACGGAGAAGATCGCGGCGAAGTACCTGCGCCGGGAGATGGTCGGCCGTCAACCGTTCGTGGGCGACTTCGACCTGTTCGCCGTCGAAGGCGGCACGGCGGCCATGACGTATCTGTTCAACACGCTCAAGACGAACCATCTGCTCCAGGCGGGCGATTCGATTGCGTTGGGCATGCCGATCTTCACGCCGTACATCGAAATTCCGGAACTGGCCGATTACCAGCTTCACGAAGTGAACCTGAACGCCGATCCGGCGCTTGGCTGGCAGTACTCGAAGAAGGAACTCGACAAACTGCTCGACCCGAAGATCAAGGCGTTCTTCCTCGTGAACCCGAGCAATCCGCCGTCGGTCAAGCTCGATGACGCCTCGCTCGAACACCTTGGCGCGATCGTCAAGAAGCGCCCGGACCTCATCATTCTCACCGACGACGTCTACGGCACCTTCGCCGACGACTTCCGCTCGCTGTTCGCGATTGCGCCGTACAACACGATCCTCGTCTACTCGTACTCGAAATACTTCGGTGCGACGGGCTGGCGTCTGGGCGCCATCGCCACGCATGAGAAGAACGTGTTCGACGACAAGATCGCCAAACTGCCCAAGGCGCAGCGCGAAGGCCTCAATGCGCGCTATTCGTCGATCACGACGGAGCCGGAAAAGCTCAAGTTCATCGACCGTCTCGTGGCAGATAGCCGCGCCGTGGCGCTGAACCACACGGCCGGTCTGTCCACGCCGCAACAGGTGCAGATGGCGCTCTTCTCGCTGTTCTGCCTGATGGACGAACCGGACGCGTACAAGCACGCCGTCAAGCGCATCATCCGTCGCCGCAAGGCTGCGATGTACCGCTCGGCGGGCATTTCCGAAGAGGTCGGGCCGACCGCCGTCGATTACTACAACATTCTCGACCTCGAGGTGCTTGGCACGAAGATCTACGGCAAAGCCTTCGTCGACTGGTTCATGAAGACCGTCGATCCGTCGGAAGTGCTGTTCCGTCTGGCCAAGGAAAGCGGCGTGGTGCTGCTGCCGGGCCGTGGCTTCGGCACGCTGCACCCGTCGGGCCGCGTCTCGCTCGCCAACCTCAACGAACCGGATTACATCCAGATCGGCGCGACGGTGCGCAAGCTCATGGATGAGTACAACGAACGCTTCCTGGCGGGCGGCAGCAAGGGCGGCAAGAAGAAGTAA